The following DNA comes from Pseudomonas triticicola.
GATGATCTGACCAGTACCCGGATCGACGGTAATGTCGCTGAACAGCAGCTTGCCAGGCAATGGATACAGGCTGCCGTCATCCTGAATCAGTGTGGCCTTGACCTGATCCTGACCGACTTCCTGCAACTGCCCGGAACGGAATGCCCGGCGCAGTTCATTAAGTTCGCGAGTCGACTGGGTGAGGTCGGCATGGATCGGGTTGAGCTGCTGAATCAGCGCCAGCGGCGTGGTTTCGTTCTGCCCGACCAGCGCACCTTCGGTGACCAGCGCGCGGCCGATACGGCCGGAGATCGGCGCGGTGACGGTGGCATAACCGAGGTTGAGTTTCGCCCGTTCCAGCGCTGCCTTGCTGGCGGCGACATCGGCGGCAGTTTGCCGGGCAGCGGCGCGGGCGTTGTCGTAGTCCTGACCGCTGATGGCCTGGTCCTCGATCAATTGCGCATAGCGTTGTTCTTGCAGTTTCGCCTGAAAGGCGTTGGCCTCGGCTTTGCGCAGCGCGGCTTCGGCACTGTCCAGATCGGCCTTGAACGGCGCCGGGTCAATGCGGAACAGCACATCGCCTTTTTTCACGTCACTGCCTTCGCGGTAGGTGCGTTGCAAAACTACGCCGGCCACTCGCGCACGCACTTCGGCAATCCGTGGCGCGGCGATGCGGCCGCTCAGTTCGCTGCTGATCGACAGGGGCTCGGTTTTAATGGTCTCGACGCGCACCGTGGCCGGCGGCGTCTGCTCTTCGGCGTTCGAGGATGAATCACAAGCGCTCAGCGTCAGCGCCAATGCGATCAGGCCGAGCCCGGCCAGCAGTTTTCCAGACATGTACAACCCCCAATATTGAAGGCCGCATCCTACGGCCAGACGGGGAGGTTAGCGGTGAAGCTTTGTAGCTGCTGTGTGAAATTGTGTAAGGGTTTTGCTCAGTAGCGGGTGAGGGCGTATATCCTGCAGGCCTTGAAATTTATTGCGACAGTTCGATCGCTTTCGCGAGCAGGCTCGCTCCCACAGGAGATCGCATTTCAATGTGCGAGCGAATGAGCCCCGACTGTCGCCCCAGCATTTTCTGGAACACCCCATGCCCAACATCCTCCTGGTCGAAGACGACACCGCCCTCGCCGAACTGATTTCCAGCTACCTGGAGCGCAACGGTTATTCCGTCAGCGTCATCGGCCGTGGCGACCATGTGCGCGAACGGGCGCGGATCAGTCCGCCGGATCTGGTGATCCTCGATCTGATGCTGCCAGGTCTCGACGGTTTACAAGTGTGCCGCTTGCTGCGCGCCGATTCAGCGACCTTGCCGATCCTCATGCTCACAGCCCGCGATGACAGCCATGATCAAGTGCTGGGCCTGGAAATGGGCGCAGACGATTACGTCACCAAACCCTGCGAGCCACGGGTGCTGTTGGCTCGGGTGCGTACCTTGTTGCGCCGCAGCAGCCTGGGCGAGCCGTTGGCCGTCAATGACCGGATCGTCATGGGCAATCTGTGCATTGACCTGTCCGAACGCACCGTGACCTGGCGTGATCAAGCGGTTGAGCTGTCCAGCGGCGAATACAATTTGCTGGTGGTGCTGGCCCGGCACGCCGGCGAAGTGCTGAGTCGCGATCAGATTCTTCAGCGGCTGCGCGGTATTGAATTCAATGGCACTGACCGCTCGGTGGACGTGGCGATTTCCAAGCTGCGACGCAAATTCGATGATCACGCCGGCGAGGCGCGCAAGATCAAGACCGTGTGGGGCAAGGGCTATCTGTTCAGCCGCTCCGAGTGGGAATGCTGAGCTGATGTTTCGCATTCTGTTTCGCCTGTATCTGGTGACGATCGTCTCCTATAGTGCGGCGATCTATCTGGTGCCGGATCTGGTGGTCATGGCCTTCCGGGATCGCTTCGTCACCTACAACCTGGACTTTTCCCGAGGTCTGCAATCGCTGATCACCAAGCAGTTTCATGCTGCGCCGCAAGAGCAGTGGCCGGCGATTGCGGCGGAGATGGACAAGGAATTCCAGCCGCTGCACATCGTCCTGACGCCAATCGACGACCCGGTGTTCACCCCCATCGAGCAGGAACGTCTGCATCGTGGTGAAAACGTGGTGCGCATCGGCGACTGGGGCTGGCGAACGTTGGCGGTGACTCCGCTGAATGCGGACATGGCGGTGCGCATGGTCGTGCCGCCGGATCCGGTCGACGTCGACCTGCTGTACTGGAGCATCAACGTGCTGATCGGCGCGATGTTGCTCGGCTGTCTGTTGCTTTGGCTGCGTCCACACTGGCGAGATCTTGAACGGCTGAAAGGCACTGCTGAACGCTTCGGCAAAGGCCATCTGAGCGAGCGAACCAAGATCGCCCCGAGTTCGAACATCGGCAGCCTCGCCAACGTGTTCGACACCATGGCCGGCGATATCGAGAACCTGCTCAACCAGCAACGTGATCTGCTTAACGCCGTTTCCCATGAACTGCGTACGCCGTTGACGCGTCTGGATTTCGGCCTGGCATTGGCCTTGTCGGAAGACTTGCCGGCCGCCAGCCGCGAGCGCTTGCAGAGCCTGGTCGCACACATCCGTGAACTGGATGAACTGGTACTGGAATTGCTCTCCTACAGCCGCTTACAGAATCCGGCGCAATTGCCCGAGCGCATCGAGGTGTCGCTGGACGAGTTCATCGACAGCATTCTGGGCAGCGTCGACGAGGAACTGGAATCGCCGGAAATTGTGATCGACGTCCTGCTGCACGGACAGCTCGAACGCTTTGCGCTGGACCCGCGCCTTACCGCTCGGGCCATCCAGAACCTGTTGCGCAATGCCATGCGCTATTGCGAAAAGCGCATTCAGATTGGCGTGCAGGTCATTGGGGGCGGATGTGAGATCTGGGTTGACGACGATGGCATTGGCATTCCCGACGACGAGCGCGAGCGGATCTTTGAACCGTTCTATCGGCTCGACCGCAGCCGTGATCGCGCGACCGGCGGATTCGGCCTCGGTTTGGCGATCAGCCGCCGAGCGCTCGAAGCGCAGGGCGGCACTTTGACGGTTGAAAGTTCGCCGCTGGGTGGCGCGCGATTCAGGCTGTGGTTGCCGGCCACGGCCTGAACCGTATGACGGATATCAGGGCTGCGTGCCGCTGGTCTGCAGCACACATTGCTGGGTTTTACTGTCCCAGACCTGGCCTTTCGGGCACTCGGGTTTCTTGACGGCGTCGCTTTCATCGACGGCGAAAACAGCAGGGCTGGACAGGGCGGCGACCAGCAGCGGGACGGCGAACAGTGCTTGGCGGATATTCATGGTCAATCTACACTTTCATCGGCTCGGAGCGGAAGTTGTTGTTCTCCTTTGCAGTGACTGTTCAGTTCTCAGGAAGATTCAAATTTGTGCGGCTGGACCGGCGCCGTCGCGCCCGAATTGCGCCGCTCCCGGATCCCGCGAACCACCAGATACAACAACGGCCCTATTGAAACGAACACTGCCGTCAGCAGCAAATAAGGCGCTACCGATAAGACCGAGCGGCCGCGAGCCCGGGCGTCCTTGACCATCCATACCCCGGCCAGTGTCGCCAGCAGGTACAGATCGATGACTACCTGCGCGGTGTCTGGTCGTGACATGAGGCTGATGCCGAAGTCGATCAGTGACTGTTCAGCCTGGAGCATTAGCGAAACTGTGTACCCACTGAACGCGAGCAAAGCGGTGAGAGGCAGGGCGATGGGCATCATGCTTTCCTTCCTTGGTGTGATGAGCAGAATCGCCAGCCTACCGGCGCGACGCACAATTGACCATTGACTTGTCATCTGCCGGCAGGCTAATTTCCAGCCCATGACTTTCACCGTATCGCGCTGCCAGCCAAGCATTATTACCGCCATTCCTCATTTGGCGGGCTAGCTCACGACTGCAGCACCCAACCCGCCCTAGAGGCGGGTTTTTACTTTCTGTCTCCGGGGTTCTGCAAAATGTCAGGAGACGACCATGCCACACAGCACCGACCAGCAAGCCCTGCTCGAGCAGTACGTGAAAAAGATCCTGGCCGCGCCGGTGTACGACATTGCGGTGCGCACGCCGTTGCAGTCGGCGCCAGCGTTGTCGGAAGCATTGGGCAATCGGGTCCTGCTCAAGCGCGAAGATCTGCAACCGACGTTCTCTTTCAAGATCCGTGGCGCCTACAACAAACTCGTGCAACTGAGCGATGAGCAGAAAGCGCGAGGTGTGATCACTGCATCGGCGGGCAATCACGCGCAAGGTGTAGCGCTGGCGGCAAGGGAACTGGGCATCGCAGCAACCATCGTGATGCCGTCTACCACCCCTGAGCTCAAAGTGCTGGGCGTGCGCAGTCGCGGTGCTGAAGCACTGCTGCATGGCGAGAGTTTCCCGTTTGCTCTCGCTCATGCGCTGCAATTGGCCGAGCAGAGCGGAAGCACGTTCGTTTCGCCCTTCGACGACCCAGACGTAATCGCCGGCCAAGGCACCGTGGCCATGGAGATCCTGCGCCAGCATCAAGGCGCGCTGGATGCGATCTTTATCCCGGTCGGCGGCGGAGGGTTGATCGCTGGCATCGCGGCCTACGTCAAATACCTGCGTCCGGAAGTAAGGATCGTTGGCGTCGAGTCCGAACATTCGGCGTGCCTGCAAGCGGCTTTAGGTGCGGACGAGCGGGTAGTTCTGCCCAGCGTCGGCACCTTCGCCGATGGCGTGGCGGTGGCGCAGATCGGCGCGTATGGCTTCGAGGTTTGCCGCTGCTGCGTAGATGAAGTGATCACGGTCAGCAATGACGAGCTCTGCGCCGCGATCAAGAATATCTACGACGATACCCGTTCGATCACAGAGCCTTCAGGCGCGTTGGCCGTGGCGGGGATCAAGCAGTACGTGGCGCGCAGCGGCGTTCGCGCTCAGACATTCGTCGCCATCGACTCCGGGGCCAACATCAACTTCGACAGCCTGCGCCATGTCGCCGAGCGCGCCGCTGCTTGCGGCGTGCCGGCGTAACAAGCGCTCGGGTTATTCCTGCAGGGCGGTGCCGACTTTTTCCGACGCCGACCAGATGCGATAGCGCACTTCGACGTCCGACGGCGCGTACACCACGACTGGCAACTTGCTGTTGTAGCGCAACATGAAGCCATCACCGACGACCGGAACGAAAGCGCGCTTTTTCTGGCTGCCGGGCGGGCAG
Coding sequences within:
- a CDS encoding response regulator transcription factor, with the translated sequence MPNILLVEDDTALAELISSYLERNGYSVSVIGRGDHVRERARISPPDLVILDLMLPGLDGLQVCRLLRADSATLPILMLTARDDSHDQVLGLEMGADDYVTKPCEPRVLLARVRTLLRRSSLGEPLAVNDRIVMGNLCIDLSERTVTWRDQAVELSSGEYNLLVVLARHAGEVLSRDQILQRLRGIEFNGTDRSVDVAISKLRRKFDDHAGEARKIKTVWGKGYLFSRSEWEC
- a CDS encoding DUF2834 domain-containing protein, with protein sequence MMPIALPLTALLAFSGYTVSLMLQAEQSLIDFGISLMSRPDTAQVVIDLYLLATLAGVWMVKDARARGRSVLSVAPYLLLTAVFVSIGPLLYLVVRGIRERRNSGATAPVQPHKFESS
- a CDS encoding efflux RND transporter periplasmic adaptor subunit; protein product: MSGKLLAGLGLIALALTLSACDSSSNAEEQTPPATVRVETIKTEPLSISSELSGRIAAPRIAEVRARVAGVVLQRTYREGSDVKKGDVLFRIDPAPFKADLDSAEAALRKAEANAFQAKLQEQRYAQLIEDQAISGQDYDNARAAARQTAADVAASKAALERAKLNLGYATVTAPISGRIGRALVTEGALVGQNETTPLALIQQLNPIHADLTQSTRELNELRRAFRSGQLQEVGQDQVKATLIQDDGSLYPLPGKLLFSDITVDPGTGQIILRSEFPNPDLDLLPGSFIRVRLEQATIQNGITVPQRAVQRDSAGIAQVLTVDEQMRVAQQPVQLGAVQNNRWIVTGGLKPGDRIVIEGLQHARPGETVQIDETPLPLAQTTGQ
- a CDS encoding ATP-binding protein, giving the protein MFRILFRLYLVTIVSYSAAIYLVPDLVVMAFRDRFVTYNLDFSRGLQSLITKQFHAAPQEQWPAIAAEMDKEFQPLHIVLTPIDDPVFTPIEQERLHRGENVVRIGDWGWRTLAVTPLNADMAVRMVVPPDPVDVDLLYWSINVLIGAMLLGCLLLWLRPHWRDLERLKGTAERFGKGHLSERTKIAPSSNIGSLANVFDTMAGDIENLLNQQRDLLNAVSHELRTPLTRLDFGLALALSEDLPAASRERLQSLVAHIRELDELVLELLSYSRLQNPAQLPERIEVSLDEFIDSILGSVDEELESPEIVIDVLLHGQLERFALDPRLTARAIQNLLRNAMRYCEKRIQIGVQVIGGGCEIWVDDDGIGIPDDERERIFEPFYRLDRSRDRATGGFGLGLAISRRALEAQGGTLTVESSPLGGARFRLWLPATA